One segment of Manihot esculenta cultivar AM560-2 chromosome 4, M.esculenta_v8, whole genome shotgun sequence DNA contains the following:
- the LOC110613219 gene encoding protein JINGUBANG: MASLDSPNSPPNQSFAIRETTHKFLRNLSSREPPSFSHFPFSPPHSATPNRTSSPCSSPPPPPYTPPNLVSNSKTTYTCISSILKKDGQILSMVMSNGLIYTGSNTNLIRIWKLPEFMECGQLKTKASMVVALEVSHDRVYAAYGDGKIRVWRRTWDGAFKHVRLATIPKIGGYVRSYIAGKDKMMKHLGPITSLAINISDDTLYSASLDKTVKVWRLSDFKCIETVQAHPEPINAIVVADDGILYTASDDATVRVWRRNFCVGDWPHSLITTLPAKFSPVKTLTLTLDNRILYGGCTDGYIHYWLRGGFSGQLQYGGALQGHTHAVMGISNVGSYVISGSADSTSRVWLREPDGQHTFLAVLVGHRGPIRCISAFSGRLGEENEEECTICTGSLDGVIKLWRVTSANKDSGPLSPSGYSYFELQQ; encoded by the exons ATGGCCTCATTAGACTCCCCAAACTCACCACCAAATCAATCTTTTGCAATAAGAGAAACTACCCACAAGTTCTTGCGTAATCTCTCTTCTAGAGAACCACCTTCTTTCTCTCATTTCCCCTTTTCTCCTCCCCATTCCGCCACCCCAAATCGCACTTCCTCTCCATGCTCctcccctcctcctcctccttacaCACCACCTAACCTTGTCTCGAACTCTAAAACCACTTATACTTGCATTTCTTCCATCCTCAAGAAGGACGGCCAGATTCTTTCCATGGTCATGTCAAATGGTCTCATTTACactggctctaataccaatctcATACGAATATGGAAATTGCCGGAGTTCATGGAATGTGGGCAACTCAAGACCAAGGCATCTATGGTTGTGGCATTGGAGGTCTCACATGATAGAGTTTATGCTGCATATGGTGATGGAAAGATTAGAGTTTGGCGAAGAACATGGGATGGAGCTTTCAAACATGTTCGATTGGCTACCATTCCTAAGATCGGAGGTTATGTCCGGAGCTACATTGCCGGAAAGGATAAGATG ATGAAGCACTTGGGACCAATAACATCGTTAGCAATCAATATTTCTGATGACACCTTATATTCAGCTTCCCTTGATAAAACAGTAAAAGTATGGAGATTATCAGACTTCAAATGCATTGAAACTGTCCAAGCTCATCCAGAGCCAATCAATGCCATTGTTGTGGCTGATGATGGAATACTCTACACTGCTTCTGATGATGCCACCGTTAGAGTTTGGCGTCGCAACTTCTGTGTTGGCGACTGGCCACATTCTCTTATCACAACCCTGCCAGCCAAATTCTCACCTGTAAAGACCTTGACCTTGACCTTAGATAACAGAATTCTGTACGGTGGATGCACTGATGGGTACATTCATTACTGGCTTAGAGGTGGGTTCTCAGGCCAATTACAATATGGTGGTGCACTCCAGGGTCACACACATGCAGTTATGGGCATAAGCAATGTGGGAAGCTATGTGATCAGTGGCTCAGCCGATTCAACTAGCAGGGTTTGGCTGAGAGAACCAGATGGGCAACACACATTCCTAGCAGTTTTAGTGGGGCACAGAGGGCCTATTAGGTGTATCTCAGCATTTTCAGGGCGATTAGGGGAGGAAAATGAAGAAGAATGCACAATTTGCACGGGTAGTCTTGATGGAGTCATAAAACTATGGCGGGTGACTAGTGCCAACAAGGACAGTGGCCCTTTATCACCCAGTGGTTATAGCTATTTTGAGCTGCAACAGTGA
- the LOC110612519 gene encoding auxin-responsive protein IAA27 isoform X1: MSMPKEYDYIGLSENSSVERISDKVSSSSSSSSTLPTEENGNNNKTSSLNLKETELRLGLPGYQSQERKSLPGVSLFGKDIDTDTNGYSLSPLKNLVSGAKRGFSDAIDESSGKWVFSVNNGSNYDLNKGAVLFSPRGDNGNTQKTSVCGPAKQDVVGVFTQSSKPIQEKSSQLSGPNENSNAPAAKAQVVGWPPIRSFRKNTMASNATKKNEDAESKSGFGCLYVKVSMDGAPYLRKIDLKTYSNYVELSSALEKMFSCFTIGPCGTHGLPGRDGLSETCLKDILHGSEYVLTYEDKDGDWMLVGDVPWEMFTDSCRRLRIMKGSEAIGLAPRSMEKCKNRN; this comes from the exons ATGTCTATGCCAAAAGAATATGATTACATAGGCTTATCAGAGAATTCTTCTGTGGAAAGGATCTCTGACAAGgtctcctcttcctcttcttcctcctctaCTCTTCCAACAGAAGAGAACGGCAACAATAACAAGACCTCTTCTCTCAACCTGAAAGAAACTGAGCTAAGGCTTGGTTTGCCTGGGTATCAGTCGCAGGAGAGAAAATCATTGCCTGGAGTGTCTCTTTTTGGTAAAGATATTGATACCGACACTAATGGGTATTCTCTTAGTCCGTTAAAGAATTTAGTTTCAGGTGCTAAGAGAGGTTTCTCAGATGCCATTGATGAGTCCTCTGGGAAATGGGTTTTTTCTGTGAATAATGGATCTAATTATGATTTGAATAAAGGGGCTGTTTTATTTTCTCCCAGAGGTGATAATGGTAATACCCAGAAAACTTCTGTATGTGGACCAGCCAAGCAAGATGTTGTTGGTGTTTTTACTCAATCTTCAAAGCCAATTCAAGAGAAGAGCAGTCAATTATCCGGTCCAAATGAGAACAGTAATGCTCCTGCTGCAAA GGCACAAGTGGTAGGATGGCCACCAATTCGCTCATTCCGTAAGAACACCATGGCCTCTAATGCgacaaagaaaaatgaagatgcTGAAAGCAAATCAGGCTTTGGGTGTCTATATGTAAAAGTTAGCATGGATGGTGCGCCATACCTCAGGAAGATCGACCTCAAAACTTACAGCAACTATGTGGAACTCTCATCTGCACTTGAGAAGATGTTCAGTTGCTTTACTATTG GACCATGCGGTACCCATGGATTGCCAGGGCGAGATGGCCTGAGCGAGACGTGTTTAAAGGATATTCTCCATGGATCTGAATATGTCCTCACATATGAAGACAAGGATGGTGATTGGATGCTTGTTGGTGATGTACCCTGGGA GATGTTTACAGACTCATGCAGGAGGCTGAGGATCATGAAAGGTTCAGAGGCAATTGGGCTTG CTCCCAGGTCCATGGAGAAATGCAAGAATCGTAATTAG
- the LOC110613590 gene encoding transcription factor bHLH68 — MMAGNPSWWNMHPPSQQPSSLLSSSLSPSLFPSQYVLGSSSSSSSSFPFNSLPDNQELPQSWSQLLLGGLPGEEDRFCLSHFQNKKLEDCEDQILNPYPRVSVVADIKREVSRKSNLYGHGDEEFQLPRPTWSPAIPVSSPRSCVTSLSSNVLEYSFNKPDTRNQHPDQSSECNSTATGGMCKKPRVQPSSSQQPLKVRKEKLGDRITALHQLVSPFGKTDTASVLLEAIGYIRFLQSQIEALSSPYLATASSNMSNQQSVQGERNSVFPEDPGQLLNDICLKRKGDRNQQDSNEKPKDLRSRGLCLVPVSCTHHVGSDNGADYWAPAIGGGF, encoded by the exons ATGATGGCAGGAAACCCTAGCTGGTGGAACATGCATCCACCATCACAGCAGCCTTCTTCTTTGttatcttcatctctttctccaTCTCTCTTCCCTTCTCAATATGTGCTcggatcttcttcttcttcttcttcttcattcccTTTCAATTCTTTGCCTGATAACCAAGAACTTCCTCAGTCATGGAGCCAACTGCTTTT gggtGGTTTGCCAGGAGAAGAAGATAGGTTTTGCCTGAGTCACTTCCAAAACAAGAAGTTGGAAGATTGTGAAGACCAAATTTTGAATCCATATCCAAGGGTTTCTGTAGTTGCTGATATAAAGCGAGAAGTTTCTCGAAAGAGCAACTTGTACGGTCATGGAGATGAAGAATTTCAGCTGCCAAGACCTACCTGGTCACCAGCAATCCCAGTTTCCTCCCCTAGGTCTTGTGTTACAAGTCTAAGTAGTAATGTACTCGAATACTCTTTTAACAAGCCAGATACGAGGAATCAACATCCAGATCAATCATCTGAG TGCAATAGCACAGCCACCGGTGGAATGTGCAAGAAGCCTAGGGTTCAGCCGTCTTCAAGCCAACAACCTCTAAAG GTAAGGAAGGAGAAGTTGGGTGACAGAATCACAGCCCTTCACCAGCTAGTTTCCCCATTTGGGAAG actGACACAGCTTCTGTCTTGTTAGAAGCTATTGGATATATAAGATTCCTTCAGAGTCAAATTGAG GCCCTTAGCTCCCCTTACTTGGCCACTGCATCATCAAACATGAGCAACCAGCAGTCT gtTCAAGGAGAAAGGAATTCTGTTTTTCCTGAAGACCCAGGTCAG CTGTTGAATGACATCTGCCtcaaaagaaaaggagatcGTAACCAGCAG GATAGCAATGAGAAGCCAAAGGACTTGAGGAGTAGAGGGCTGTGCTTGGTTCCTGTGTCTTGCACCCACCATGTTGGAAGCGATAATGGTGCTGACTACTGGGCTCCGGCGATCGGTGGAGGGTTTTGA
- the LOC110613998 gene encoding peroxisome biogenesis protein 2, which produces MTTPNTSPPPEDAWLLAYQKLLPHWRSLALSSHQSKLPISISRVNQFDAARLDIEMSAMLKEQLVKVFSLMKPGMLFQYEPELDAFLEFLIWRFSIWVDKPTPGNALMNLRYRDDRAVEPREKVRTGLEGPGLTIAQKVWYCIATVGGQYIWARLQTFSAFRRWGDSEQRPLARRAWILIQRIEGLYKAASFGNLLIFLYTGRFRNLVERVLRARLVYGNPNMNRAVSFEYMNRQLVWNEFSEMLLLLLPLLNSSSVKNLLGPFSKDKSSSSTGADGTCPVCQAIPTIPFLALPCQHRYCYYCLRTRCAASPSFRCPSCSEPVVAMQRHGFSASDAPD; this is translated from the exons ATGACTACTCCCAATACTTCGCCTCCACCAGAAGATGCATGGCTTCTTGCTTACCAAAAGTTGCTTCCTCATTGGCGATCTCTCGCCCTTTCATCTCACCAG TCAAAATTACCAATTTCAATATCTAGAGTTAATCAATTTGATGCTGCAAGATTAGACATTGAAATGTCAGCAATGTTAAAAGAGCAATTGGTCAAGGTTTTCTCTCTAATGAAG CCAGGAATGTTATTTCAATATGAGCCAGAACTTGATGCTTTCCTTGAGTTTCTTATTTGGAGGTTCTCTATTTGGGTAGATAAGCCTACTCCAGGAAATGCTCTTATGAATCTGAGGTATAGAGATGATCGTGCTGTGGAACCAAGAGAAAAAG TGAGAACAGGTTTGGAAGGACCTGGACTTACTATAGCTCAGAAAGTTTGGTATTGCATTGCCACTGTTGGTGGTCAATATATTTGGGCTCGCTTACAGACGTTCTCTGCTTTTCGTAGATGGGGGGATTCTGAAcag AGGCCACTAGCACGGCGAGCATGGATTTTGATACAGCGTATCGAGGGACTTTATAAGGCTGCTTCATTTGGCAACCTACTCATATTTCTATACACAGGAAG GTTTAGGAACCTTGTTGAAAGAGTCTTAAGAGCAAGGCTTGTCTATGGAAACCCTAATATGAACCGAGCCGTTAGCTTTGAGTACATGAATCGCCAGTTAGTGTGGAATGAATTTTCG GAGATGCTGTTGttgcttcttcctcttcttaaCTCATCGTCCGTAAAAAACTTACTTGGTCCATTTTCAAAGGACAAATCCTCTAGTTCCACAGGAGCTGATGGTACTTGTCCTGTCTGTCAGGCGATTCCAACCATTCCATTCCTTGCTCTGCCGTGTCAACACag GTACTGCTACTACTGCCTTAGAACACGATGTGCTGCATCTCCATCATTCCGGTGTCCTAGTTGCAGTGAACCAGTGGTTGCTATGCAGCGTCATGGTTTTTCTGCCAGTGATGCTCCTGATTAA
- the LOC110613389 gene encoding protein MODIFIED TRANSPORT TO THE VACUOLE 1, whose product MDSSRRAVDSFWRSRMVDAATSDEDKVAPVYKLEEICELLRSSHVSIVKEVSEFILKRLEHKSPIVKQKALRLIKYAVGKSGVEFRREMQRHSAAVRQLFHYRGQTDPLKGDALNKAVRDNAHEAISAIFAEENKPATTEDLNKRIQGFGNTNFEMPSEERKSFFSEVVDIGSASIKQGLSNFTQSHSLRKNDNGSYKGPTLRRSLTIENDHSDRYEPVQLHSENQGNIGVLKSATSGPWGQDSRVSSAGTENAGSSSSYTESKTREERLLETIVTSGGVRLQPTRDAIQAFLLQAAKVDALPLGRALESKLQSPVWQVRMKAVCVLESILRKRDDEHFSVIASYFSENKDAMVRCTESPQSSLREKSIRVLNLLGGEQAGRFMGNSEKSVKAETTSVQMPDLIDTGDSNDFFETKDSIKESHDQKTANLTTSTTSYVIDDLLGDSYDGGNSTEQKNDDDPFADVSFHTSERREHADDLFSGMTVDSNPGTNEYHMPTDKNGPEAFNIFGSNSELTQEQGNHKMDVNDLMAGMSINEKVAKMNQPGTTSEVLPETIFTDSSNHSGHQISNDALASILGSQVTGINANPIFPSGTMPYNIPPGIMLNPAFHMQPVNYGSMGNILAHQEFLATMSNFQHLSNLNAQNRGVGHVVGTNGGGYSSALPDIFQSNYPNQAPSSLVNNSKKEENRAFDFISDHLAAARDPKRVA is encoded by the exons ATGGATTCCAGTAGGAGAGCGGTGGATTCGTTCTGGAGATCGCGGATGGTCGATGCTGCAACCTCCGACGAAGACAAAGTGGCGCCCGTTTACAAATTGGAAGAAATTTGCGAGCTTTTGCGGTCTTCTCATGTTAGTATCGTTAAAGAAGTATCGGAATTTATCTTGAAGCGGCTTGAACATAAAAGCCCCATTGTTAAACAAAAG GCTCTGAGGTTGATAAAATATGCTGTGGGCAAGTCTGGTGTGGAGTTCAGGAGAGAAATGCAAAGACATTCAGCTGCTGTACGTCAATTATTTCACTACAGGGGTCAGACAGATCCTTTGAAGGGGGATGCCCTTAATAAGGCTGTGAGGGACAATGCTCATGAGGCTATCTCGGCTATTTTTGCAGAGGAGAATAAGCCAGCAACTACAGAAGACCTTAACAAAAGGATACAAGGATTTGGGAATACGAATTTTGAAATGCCATCAGAAGAAAGGAAATCATTTTTTAGTGAGGTGGTTGATATTGGAAGTGCATCTATTAAGCAGGGACTAAGTAACTTCACACAAAGCCATTCATTACGGAAGAATGATAATGGAAGTTACAAAGGCCCTACTCTTCGAAGGTCATTGACCATAGAAAATGACCACTCAGATAGATATGAACCAGTTCAGTTACACAGTGAAAATCAGGGTAATATTGGAGTTTTGAAGAGTGCAACTAGTGGACCTTGGGGCCAGGACAGTAGGGTCTCAAGTGCTGGGACAGAAAATGCGGGCTCCAGTTCAAGTTATACAGAGAGTAAGACTCGTGAGGAGAGGCTGTTGGAGACTATTGTCACATCTGGTGGTGTGCGTCTACAACCCACCCGTGATGCTATTCAAGCTTTTCTATTACAGGCAGCAAAGGTGGATGCACTTCCCCTAGGTCGCGCCCTTGAGTCTAAGCTCCAGTCTCCTGTGTGGCAG GTCCGCATGAAAGCTGTGTGTGTGCTTGAGTCAATACTGAGGAAAAGGGATGATGAGCATTTTTCAGTTATAGCTTCGTACTTCAGTGAAAATAAAGATGCTATGGTCAGGTGTACCGAGTCTCCTCAATCTTCTCTGAGGGAAAAGTCTATAAGG GTATTGAACCTTTTGGGTGGGGAACAGGCAGGTCGCTTTATGGGAAATTCAGAAAAGTCAGTTAAGGCTGAGACCACTTCTGTCCAGATGCCTGACTTAATAGACACGGGAGATTCAAATGATTTCTTTGAAACAAAAGATTCTATAaaggagtcacatgatcagaaGACAGCAAATCTGACAACATCTACTACAAGTTATGtaattgatgatctattgggagaTAGTTATGATGGTGGGAATTCCACTGAACAAAAAAATGATGATGATCCCTTTGCAGATGTTTCATTCCACACTAGCGAGAGAAGAGAACATGCAGATGATCTCTTTTCTGGGATGACTGTTGACAGTAACCCAGGAACTAATGAGTATCATATGCCAACAGATAAAAATGGACCAGAGGCATTTAATATTTTTGGgtcaaactctgaactgacccAGGAGCAGGGAAATCACAAAATGGATGTTAATGATCTAATGGCTGGTATGTCCATTAATGAGAAGGTTGCAAAGATGAATCAACCAGGAACCACATCTGAGGTGCTCCCAGAAACTATCTTTACAGATTCAAGTAATCATTCTGGGCATCAGATCTCAAATGATGCTTTAGCTAGCATACTTGGTTCTCAAGTGACTGGAATTAATGCAAATCCAATATTTCCTTCTGGTACTATGCCATATAATATACCTCCTGGCATTATGTTGAATCCTGCATTCCATATGCAGCCTGTAAATTATGGTTCAATGGGGAATATTCTTGCTCATCAGGAATTTCTGGCTACAATGTCCAACTTCCAACACCTAAGTAACCTCAATGCTCAAAACCGTGGAGTTGGTCATGTTGTTGGTACTAATGGAGGTGGATATTCTTCAGCCCTTCCTGATATTTTCCAATCAAATTATCCAAATCAAGCTCCCAGTTCATTGGTGAACAACTCAAAGAAAGAGGAAAACAGAGCATTTGATTTTATTTCG GACCATCTTGCAGCCGCACGTGATCCAAAGAGGGTGGCTTAA
- the LOC110612519 gene encoding auxin-responsive protein IAA27 isoform X2 translates to MSMPKEYDYIGLSENSSVERISDKVSSSSSSSSTLPTEENGNNNKTSSLNLKETELRLGLPGYQSQERKSLPGVSLFGKDIDTDTNGGDNGNTQKTSVCGPAKQDVVGVFTQSSKPIQEKSSQLSGPNENSNAPAAKAQVVGWPPIRSFRKNTMASNATKKNEDAESKSGFGCLYVKVSMDGAPYLRKIDLKTYSNYVELSSALEKMFSCFTIGPCGTHGLPGRDGLSETCLKDILHGSEYVLTYEDKDGDWMLVGDVPWEMFTDSCRRLRIMKGSEAIGLAPRSMEKCKNRN, encoded by the exons ATGTCTATGCCAAAAGAATATGATTACATAGGCTTATCAGAGAATTCTTCTGTGGAAAGGATCTCTGACAAGgtctcctcttcctcttcttcctcctctaCTCTTCCAACAGAAGAGAACGGCAACAATAACAAGACCTCTTCTCTCAACCTGAAAGAAACTGAGCTAAGGCTTGGTTTGCCTGGGTATCAGTCGCAGGAGAGAAAATCATTGCCTGGAGTGTCTCTTTTTGGTAAAGATATTGATACCGACACTAATGG AGGTGATAATGGTAATACCCAGAAAACTTCTGTATGTGGACCAGCCAAGCAAGATGTTGTTGGTGTTTTTACTCAATCTTCAAAGCCAATTCAAGAGAAGAGCAGTCAATTATCCGGTCCAAATGAGAACAGTAATGCTCCTGCTGCAAA GGCACAAGTGGTAGGATGGCCACCAATTCGCTCATTCCGTAAGAACACCATGGCCTCTAATGCgacaaagaaaaatgaagatgcTGAAAGCAAATCAGGCTTTGGGTGTCTATATGTAAAAGTTAGCATGGATGGTGCGCCATACCTCAGGAAGATCGACCTCAAAACTTACAGCAACTATGTGGAACTCTCATCTGCACTTGAGAAGATGTTCAGTTGCTTTACTATTG GACCATGCGGTACCCATGGATTGCCAGGGCGAGATGGCCTGAGCGAGACGTGTTTAAAGGATATTCTCCATGGATCTGAATATGTCCTCACATATGAAGACAAGGATGGTGATTGGATGCTTGTTGGTGATGTACCCTGGGA GATGTTTACAGACTCATGCAGGAGGCTGAGGATCATGAAAGGTTCAGAGGCAATTGGGCTTG CTCCCAGGTCCATGGAGAAATGCAAGAATCGTAATTAG
- the LOC110612997 gene encoding protein THYLAKOID ASSEMBLY 8, chloroplastic — MASALHLNVTSSAFLYPKPNIKTLTRPLTTTIATTIRCGGPRSNRGPLVKGRILSTEAILAVQSLKRAYNKSSSNSKDLPNLSRLIKSDLISILRELLRQDLCPLAIHVLSTLRSEYAGQIDLGLYADVISGLSRNKLYEHIDRLIEDLEKDEGVIQWETDKGLLRVIRGVVDAGRRESAVKICEMLRRSGCGERWPADEYVVGVLSKGLRRMGETELASEVDKEFGGIFRGNSEKLVV, encoded by the coding sequence ATGGCCTCCGCTCTTCACTTAAACGTCACCTCTTCCGCTTTCCTCTATCCAAAACCCAACATCAAAACCCTAACCAGGCCTCTTACTACCACTATCGCTACAACCATACGCTGCGGCGGTCCTCGTTCCAACCGTGGCCCTCTCGTCAAAGGCCGTATCTTAAGTACCGAAGCAATACTCGCCGTCCAATCTCTGAAACGAGCCTATAACAAATCATCATCGAACTCCAAAGATCTCCCTAATCTCTCTCGCCTCATTAAATCAGACCTCATCTCTATTCTACGTGAGCTTCTCCGGCAAGACCTTTGTCCCCTCGCTATCCACGTGCTCTCCACGCTCCGATCTGAATACGCTGGTCAGATTGATTTGGGACTTTACGCAGATGTAATCTCTGGTCTCTCTAGGAACAAATTGTACGAGCACATTGACCGGTTAATTGAGGATTTGGAGAAAGATGAGGGTGTAATTCAGTGGGAAACAGATAAGGGATTGTTGAGAGTGATAAGAGGCGTGGTGGATGCAGGGAGAAGGGAATCGGCTGTGAAGATATGTGAGATGTTGAGGAGAAGTGGCTGTGGGGAGAGGTGGCCGGCGGACGAGTACGTGGTTGGTGTCTTGAGTAAAGGGCTGAGGAGGATGGGCGAGACGGAGTTGGCCAGTGAGGTTGACAAGGAATTTGGTGGGATTTTTAGGGGTAATTCGGAGAAATTGGTAGTGTAA